A region from the Fusobacterium sp. DD2 genome encodes:
- a CDS encoding phage baseplate assembly protein V produces the protein MLDILKQGEINEIDVKAGKARVIFPDRDNKISDWLNILVPFSESHQDNYNLEIGQTVVVLSIPDMMEQGYILGCPMRNSNIEKEEVRRTFSDGGLYSYHAGILTLSPLSKVIITSDVEIKKNLLVGGNVTVTGQTKTSGSLVLDTHTHPGVLSGKDKTGGPQ, from the coding sequence ATGTTAGATATACTGAAACAGGGAGAGATAAATGAGATTGATGTAAAAGCCGGAAAAGCAAGAGTTATTTTTCCTGATAGAGATAATAAAATAAGCGATTGGTTGAATATATTAGTGCCTTTCTCAGAGTCACATCAGGATAATTATAATCTTGAAATTGGCCAAACAGTAGTTGTTTTATCTATTCCCGATATGATGGAACAAGGATATATATTAGGATGTCCGATGAGAAATTCTAATATAGAAAAAGAAGAAGTAAGAAGAACTTTCTCAGATGGTGGATTATATAGTTATCATGCTGGTATTTTGACATTATCTCCTCTTTCAAAAGTTATAATTACTTCTGATGTAGAAATAAAAAAGAACCTACTTGTAGGAGGCAATGTAACAGTTACAGGACAAACAAAAACAAGTGGAAGTTTAGTATTGGATACTCATACTCATCCTGGAGTTCTTTCAGGAAAAGATAAAACAGGAGGTCCACAATGA
- a CDS encoding tail protein X — translation MLVDVYRTENGDTWDLIAYKIYGNELFMHDLMRANVNLIDIAVFDANIPIIVPLKSPTIDTNADANLPPWKR, via the coding sequence GTGTTAGTTGATGTTTATAGAACTGAAAATGGAGATACCTGGGATTTAATAGCGTATAAAATCTATGGAAATGAATTATTTATGCATGATTTAATGAGAGCAAATGTTAATTTAATAGATATAGCTGTATTTGATGCTAATATCCCAATAATAGTGCCACTAAAATCTCCTACTATTGATACTAATGCCGATGCTAATTTGCCTCCTTGGAAGAGGTAA